In Cryptomeria japonica chromosome 1, Sugi_1.0, whole genome shotgun sequence, the sequence taatctaatttatagtagttTTTAAAGAACATAGGAGGTCTCCCTTAAAACCCGACCTCCTCTGAAACAGTTATAAAAACTAACAGAGTATTTAAGGGACAGATGTCCTGAAGTCATTGCCAGattatgaaaagcatataaaataaaaacaaagcattgtcatcatgttatgcctcttctccatcgtcatcctctcctccacttttttgggcatcgtgggcggttgcaagctcctgaattatagactgactcggattttcatggcattgatctttgcttttgcggCTTCCTTGTCCCACTagtgcttcaccattttctcggcatgcttagaTAATTGATCGTTACTGATAAATATCATGGATTCAGTTTGGgtgacttgtgttatatcttcgggagtaaaattgcctttggccttaactttctccatgtgcaacCTAAATGCCTTTACTGCATCCTATATGTTCAGCCCACAAAGTCCCAGTCGCCAATCAtggtctgggttaaccactttGTTGTTATTGACCAAGCTACACTGAAGTTCCTGAAGCTCGTAAACAGAGGCCCTGGCATTAGAAATCATAGAGTTGAATGTGATTACTCGCCATGgtatagttttcttcaatacaaagagctggcactcatcagttaccaatttaattgaattttctactaaaaactttgtggctccatattcttctatcttggtgagcatgggtaatacattctcccatttgtgctcttctttttcctatggcacaatctgattctgaATCTCTGCAGTGAGGTTTTGCATTTCATCACATAGCTTCTTGGAGTTTTTAATATATTTCTcgccatctctaatcactccttcaatccatttctctatggcccctgcgatgctcttggctcgctgaacttgattcattagttttttgttctctggtgaagtaggGTCAAAACTCTCTGAAGCatgtgatatgggaagtgctccaaaacaacctatgctatcaatgaattgagctagaatcttgatatgtcatttcagttctcttttctcttggccatctttttctgacctggtgagcatcttcttagctgacacttggaaaaggtgattatcaGAGTCCCTGCTCATGTTCCTAAGATCCACTTTGGTGACATCAAAATCCTTTGCATTTACTTccatattctcatctttgggcttataagaggcaatttcagcaacccacctcccagtcttttcatcagcatccaatctggcagttgttttgaacttcttctatttggAACCATtttccatgtatttgaccaccatgtcttgGATTGGGATGGACACTAGGATGAAACTCTGTTTCTTTcttactgaagtagttaaccatttgggaaTTGTAtttgaactagttgttcctctaGTTACTTTAGGTGGGggtgtcatggctacagtgattgcatgagaattcatagtgttgacaatgtcactatcaaggtcctTGACCTAAAAAATATgagtatcaaggatcttgtcttttacctctgtGTCTTTGACCTGGTCCATTTTCCTCTGTGCAACACTCTATGACCTTGTATATTGAGGGGCAAGAAAGTTCAAAGCAGGATTAGgctcgtgcttggtgtgagatgacttcttatttttacttgcatgaacatgcatagaagtggggttagaaaaacgtTTTGGGGAAcgtagagaaaccacattatctcttgcaggatcaatcttgatgccttatttcattgctcttttcttattaacctAGTCTACAGTTCTTTCCAAGACTCTCTTTGTTCAAAGTTGtgtatcatcctcttcttccacatcccaattaatgtcGGGCGTTTTGGGTTTAGCTTGGTCTAGATATCCAGGTTCAAAAAGCTCTAGATAATCTTCttcgatcccacttatatcaagtttcacctacAGTGAAACTACTTattccagaaccattctcatatttacccttttgaacacttcaagctcatcaccacaatcttcccaaaagtcctccaagtgtgggattgGAAGATGCGATATCAAACCAAGACTccgtgagaaacctttattgtaAAAATCTTTCCTTTCATGATACAGTGAAAAGTTGAAATTTTTCAAGTTAGCTCCTATGCTCaatgcatctgacattgaactacaagataaaatgCCCAGTTGAACAAGAAAATGATCCTCCcaccgccaattcccaaaaatgattactttcCTTCAAAAATCGGCCAGTtgacgtcacccgagatatggttcaatcttcatcaacTTAGAAATAAATGCGCCATCATGTTgtttagtccatgggacccacctgatttgaacatgcatgaacaatttgaactaacttcatgagggttcaggtagttcaaagcgTACATCGTGCCAAGaaaattttactttgaaaagatCAACTTTATCAACTATCGTTGGCCTTTTGAACTTTATCATACatgttgaacatcactgaactgtttgaactaggttcaaatggttcacgaTCTGGAGAACgaggatatgaaacatcatccgcGACCGTGAAATAGaactgctgcaaaacacttgagaGAATGTTAGTCCGAAAACattttagacacaacttagaacctgcggaacctaaatgaacattacaaactcctttcaaaatggttcaaggggttcatgaggttcaaatagACAATTGAAACTTGGTGCTTCAGATTAAGAGATGATTTACGagtggattaaggattgaaccaaggaatttttaACAAGATagagactcaaataaaattttgtaggacgacttactcttgttatgagggatgaatgacaagataacattggcactgactggggattgtattttgtgaaaaatgcaaagaactctaaatttGTGGTTTCACACAACAAAGATAGAAAGGGGACAAAAAGGACACGCACCAAAAAGGCACAAAACAAACAACTAACCTACTATGTACAGGGACTCTTGGtcatagatttcaaagtttatagagcttcaagtcttgcccattataggtatagggcataaccgttCCATCATAATAAGTTAGTCTGAATGCATTTGGTCCCACTATTTCATATATCTTGAATggacctttccacaatgaatcaaattttccattGGCACCCTTTGGTTCCCTTCTTTTGTCCCACAACAGTACCTCATCACCTCTTAGGAACCCTCTTGGTCGAGCTCTCATATCGAATATTTTCTTCACCCTATTCTGATGCTTAGTAATTCTATCCACTaacatctctctttcctcttccaacttAATCAAATGCATGactcttttctccaaagcattttggAAGAAAGAGTCCTCAATTACGGTTTGAAGCCTTGTCACTGCTAATTCCAGAGGCAAAGAAACCTTCGCACCAATCCCATACACCAGTTCATAAGGTTCCATTCCAATTGCTCTTTTGGGAGTAATTATATCCacccataaggcttcatataccttTTTATGCCAGTTTCGggcattatcatcaactaacttcttcatgatgCTTACCAGGTTCTTGTTGCTCGATTCTGCCAACCCATTACCTTGaggaaagtaatcagaggaatgtgaaagagtaatttgatgttcataatagaacatagtcaattcttcagaggagaaatatgatgcattatccaTGACAATCTTCTGGGGGACCCCAAAACAGACTAAAATGcaatcttcaagaaaattacataCAACCTCTGAGTTCGCCTTCTTAGTGGGGACAacctctacccacttagtaaaataatctgttGCTTTTAGAATATACATATGGTCAGCACTGGAATGAGGAATTATtggaccaatgaaatcaataccccattgtttgaaaggttcatccactACCACAAGCCTTAAAGGTAGGGCAACTAAATGTGGTTTTCCAAAAAAGAgttgatatttttcacattcctTAACATAATTATATACATCACGAAACATACCAGGCCAATCAaaacaatttcttaaaatcttgaaAGCGGTTACTAAGGATGAGAAATGTccaccacaggcttcatcatgataaacttccAGAAGTTTCCGCTGTTGTGGCTTATCTACACATCTCAAATAAGTACCGTACAAGCCCTTTTTACATAAAACATCTTGCCAGATAACATACTTAGCTGCTTTTAATTTGAGATTCCTTTTTTCTTTAGTTGACAAATGACCCGGGCAACAACCATAAGTTAGGTAATAAGCCACTTCAAAAAACCATGTATCTTGCAAACCAACAAACAAAGTCAATGGTAGCCCCTCATCCATTTCTACCCTGTTCTCTGCAATCAATTTGCATAAACCCTGTCCTTTAATTGTCTTTGTAGGATGAATATCCAGATCATATTCCtgaattttggttacccatgtTGCTCTTTTATTAAGTCCCACCTCCTGTTGAGTCAGAATACTTTTCACTACAGAGTCTAGAACAAAAACCACAAAATGAGAATGCAAAATATAATACCGGAATTTTTTTACAGCTTTAACCATGGCGAAGGCTTATTTCTCTAAGAGCGAATACTTAAGTTCATGTTTCTTAAGGGGGACGCTCATGAATGTTGTGGGTGCTTCAGCGCCAAATCCATCTACCTATAACAATATTTCCGACATTGTATGTTCTAAGGCATAACAGTATATGATAAAATCCTTTTTAAAATCTGGGGTGATGAGAGTTGGTGCATTGGTAACTGAGCTCTTAATCTTTCCAAAAGCTTCTTTTGCTTCGATGGACCATTTAAAGGAGTACCTCTCACTCAACAAGCTGATGATGTGCTTAGTAGTTTCTGCGAATTCAGGTACAAACCTTCTTAGGAAATTTACCTGACCAAAAAATGACCTTACTCCAGTCCGATTTGAAGGTAGGTTGAGATGTTGGATTGCATTAACTCTTTCATGATCAATCTTGACGCCTTCCTTCGAAACAATATGCCCCAGTAGCTTGCCTTCAGTTACACAGAAAACTGACttttttggattcaaggagataccatgttCTCGACAACGTTGCAAAACAGCCCTTAGATCTTAGAGATGATTCTTCCTTACTTTAGAGAAGACAGTCaagtcatctaggtagactatgataATCCTGTCATGGAAATCgttaaaagaagaatccatggctctttgaaaggtTGCTCCGACATTAATCAGACCAAAAGGCATACAGTTATAAGCAAGCATTCCCCAAGGGGTGATAAATGTTGTCTTATACTATTCATTTTCTGCGACActaatttgattatagccagaaaaatcatctaacattgacatcatttgtGACGCAGCTACTGTTTGCAAAATATGGTCCATATTGGGCAAAGCATAGTTATCTTTAAGACTTGCCTGGTTCAGATTgcaaaaatctacacaaatctaaatttccccatttttcttccttacaGGCACTATATTGGCCACCCAATTGGAGTGATGAATAGGATATATAATCCTAGGTTTTAGCATTTTATCCACGTCCTTGAAAATTGTTtctgccatcatgggattgaaatttctcagTTTTTGCCTAAAAGGAGAAATACCAAGCTTCaacggaatttgatgttgaaactgaccattcctaaattccttcaaatcatcataagaccaggcgaacacatcaatgtattctttcaataactcATTGAGAATTCATTTCTCCTCAGAAGAAGAACATTTGCCGATTGTTACcattttaggattagattcatcaccaagattgatCTTTTCACAACGTACCTTACTATCATCATCAGGAGTTTTCTTGCCAGTGAACACATCATTAtgggtgaaaaacctctctagagtcaccAAACCTTTCAGGATTTTGTTCCCTTTCAGCTAAATGAAATTCTTATCA encodes:
- the LOC131858500 gene encoding uncharacterized protein LOC131858500, which encodes MDGKQIPLIGQVKDAQAVLAACPDKRILFQECEFGNYLILVPNKKELEEAVDEQGKLWQMEFDGSCANSGSGMGAVLFSPNGNVRNVYSVKNDRLKHYRNRVWDEIEPSVPDNVNHWQVFDTDAQIKDFLECTHSFVQSYFEGSEDSCKEFCPDLDSVVKSILTQQEVGLNKRATWVTKIQEYDLDIHPTKTIKGQGLCKLIAENRVEMDEGLPLTLFVGLQDTWFFEVAYYLTYGCCPGHLSTKEKRNLKLKAAKYVIWQDVLCKKGLYGTYLRCVDKPQQRKLLEVYHDEACGGHFSSLVTAFKILRNCFDWPGMFRDVYNYVKECEKYQLFFGKPHLVALPLRLVVVDEPFKQWGIDFIGPIIPHSSADHMYILKATDYFTKWVEVVPTKKANSEVVCNGLAESSNKNLVSIMKKLVDDNARNWHKKVYEALWVDIITPKRAIGMEPYELVYGIGAKVSLPLELAVTRLQTVIEDSFFQNALEKRVMHLIKLEEEREMLVDRITKHQNRVKKIFDMRARPRGFLRGDEQFYFTVADDVSYPRSPDREPFEPSSNSSVMFNMYDKVQKANDS